From one Methanolobus chelungpuianus genomic stretch:
- a CDS encoding type III PLP-dependent enzyme: MRKEMYEFPLADFISEKDFKQIKKFSQDKETPFLIIDLKKIEKMYDQIIENMPFAKVHYAVKANPMDEVVVALKNKGSNFDAATVYEIDQLLRLGVEPERISYGNTIKKEKDIAYAYEKGIRLFVTDSENDLKKLAKQAPGVRVFFRVLTESDGADWPLSRKFGAHPDVIYKLILKARKLGLVPYGLSFHVGSQQRDIGQWDSAISMCKYLFDAAAEKGIELKMINLGGGFPAKYIAPAQELETYAHEIIRFLHEDFGDELPEIIIEPGRSLTADAGVIVTEVVMISQKARYNQYSWVYLDIGKFGGLIETLEESIKYPIYCEKKGYAEEVILAGPTCDSMDILYEHHKYAFPHTLKEGNRLYIFTTGAYTQSYSSVAFNGFPPLKAYII, from the coding sequence ATGAGAAAAGAGATGTATGAGTTTCCTCTGGCAGATTTCATTTCCGAGAAAGATTTCAAGCAGATCAAAAAATTCTCCCAGGATAAGGAAACCCCCTTTTTGATAATAGATCTGAAAAAGATCGAGAAAATGTACGATCAGATCATTGAGAACATGCCCTTTGCCAAAGTCCATTATGCAGTCAAGGCAAATCCCATGGATGAGGTCGTTGTTGCCCTGAAGAACAAAGGCTCTAATTTTGATGCGGCAACGGTATATGAGATAGACCAGCTCCTCAGGCTCGGCGTGGAACCTGAACGCATCAGCTACGGCAACACCATCAAGAAAGAAAAGGATATCGCCTATGCCTATGAAAAAGGTATAAGGCTTTTTGTCACTGACTCAGAGAACGATCTGAAGAAACTGGCAAAACAAGCACCCGGAGTAAGGGTCTTCTTCCGTGTGCTCACAGAGAGCGACGGAGCAGACTGGCCTCTCTCGCGCAAGTTCGGGGCTCATCCTGACGTGATATACAAACTCATCCTCAAGGCCAGGAAACTTGGACTGGTGCCTTACGGACTCTCTTTCCATGTAGGTTCCCAGCAGCGTGACATCGGCCAGTGGGACAGCGCCATTTCCATGTGCAAGTATCTTTTTGATGCAGCTGCTGAGAAGGGTATCGAGCTGAAGATGATCAACCTGGGCGGCGGTTTCCCTGCCAAGTACATAGCTCCTGCCCAGGAACTTGAGACCTATGCCCATGAGATCATCCGCTTCCTGCACGAGGATTTCGGCGACGAGCTGCCGGAGATCATCATCGAGCCGGGCAGGTCACTGACAGCAGATGCAGGAGTCATAGTGACCGAGGTCGTCATGATCTCACAGAAGGCCAGGTACAACCAGTACAGCTGGGTGTATCTTGATATAGGCAAGTTCGGCGGCCTTATAGAGACCCTTGAGGAGTCTATCAAGTACCCTATCTACTGCGAAAAGAAAGGCTATGCAGAAGAAGTTATCCTTGCGGGCCCGACCTGCGACAGCATGGATATCCTTTACGAACATCATAAATATGCTTTCCCGCATACTCTCAAGGAAGGCAACCGCCTCTATATTTTCACCACGGGCGCATATACGCAAAGTTACAGCTCTGTGGCTTTCAACGGCTTCCCGCCACTGAAAGCCTATATTATCTGA
- a CDS encoding MBL fold metallo-hydrolase, whose translation MLFKRIKSEGLSHLSYFIGSGTEAVVIDPRRDCSIYADLARNEGMKIKYILETHRNEDYVIGSLELQRMTGARIYHGRGVDFKYGEYVDDGQEIRFASLGLRAMHTPGHTYESMSYVLADLEAGEEPVMVFTGDALFIGDAGRTDLYGPEEAPGMAAKLYDSIFNRILPLGDEVILCPAHGAGSMCGGAIGSREHSTLGLERIQNPALRYTDKEKFIRYKLRERLEFPPYFRQMEKYNLQGPPLMSGLPSPELLLPREFREEMEKGAMVVDTRLPHSFGGAHIRDTYSIWLGGLPSFAGWVLPYDTPILLVLEDQAHLETAVRYLVRLGYDNIKGFLSGGIAAWYIEALPVEGFNLLSVHDLKSKLDENEELFILDVRGDEEWESGHIEGARHMYVGHVEENLDKIPKDCQVVVYCGSGRRSNIAASILKMNGYKKVFNVLGSMSAWKSAGYEVVK comes from the coding sequence GTGTTATTCAAGCGTATCAAGTCAGAGGGGCTTTCCCATCTGTCCTATTTCATTGGTTCGGGAACTGAAGCAGTTGTTATCGATCCCAGAAGGGATTGCAGTATATATGCCGACCTTGCCAGGAACGAAGGCATGAAGATAAAATATATCCTTGAGACACACCGCAATGAGGACTATGTGATCGGGTCCCTTGAACTGCAGCGAATGACAGGTGCAAGGATATACCATGGCAGGGGTGTGGATTTCAAATACGGCGAGTATGTGGATGACGGGCAGGAAATACGGTTTGCTTCCCTGGGGCTGAGGGCGATGCACACTCCGGGCCACACTTATGAGAGTATGTCCTATGTGCTAGCCGACCTTGAGGCCGGCGAGGAGCCTGTAATGGTCTTCACAGGGGATGCTCTTTTCATTGGCGATGCGGGGAGGACAGACCTCTATGGTCCTGAAGAAGCGCCTGGAATGGCAGCTAAGCTCTACGACAGCATATTCAACAGGATACTCCCGCTGGGTGATGAGGTAATACTCTGTCCCGCGCATGGTGCCGGGTCAATGTGCGGCGGTGCGATAGGGTCACGGGAACACAGTACCCTGGGACTTGAGCGCATCCAGAACCCTGCGCTCAGGTATACAGATAAGGAGAAATTCATCAGGTACAAGCTCCGGGAGCGTCTTGAGTTCCCTCCCTACTTCAGGCAGATGGAGAAATATAACCTGCAAGGCCCGCCTCTCATGAGCGGCCTGCCAAGCCCGGAGCTTCTTCTCCCCCGGGAATTCAGGGAAGAGATGGAAAAAGGGGCCATGGTCGTGGATACCCGCCTCCCTCACTCCTTCGGCGGGGCGCATATCAGGGATACCTATAGTATATGGCTGGGGGGCCTGCCTTCCTTTGCAGGATGGGTGCTCCCGTATGATACCCCTATCCTTCTGGTGCTGGAAGATCAGGCTCACCTGGAAACTGCTGTCAGGTACCTTGTGCGCCTGGGATACGACAACATCAAAGGTTTCCTGAGCGGCGGTATTGCAGCCTGGTACATCGAAGCCCTGCCTGTGGAAGGTTTTAATCTCCTGTCGGTCCATGACCTGAAAAGCAAACTGGATGAGAATGAGGAACTGTTCATTCTTGATGTCAGGGGCGACGAGGAGTGGGAAAGCGGGCACATCGAAGGTGCAAGACACATGTACGTGGGACATGTGGAAGAGAACCTGGATAAGATACCGAAGGACTGCCAGGTAGTCGTCTACTGCGGCTCGGGACGGCGCTCCAATATCGCTGCGTCCATACTGAAAATGAATGGTTATAAGAAGGTTTTCAATGTCCTGGGCAGCATGAGCGCATGGAAGAGCGCAGGATATGAAGTAGTGAAATGA
- the hisG gene encoding ATP phosphoribosyltransferase translates to MISIALPKGSLEEQTFLLFKQADLEIKKTDRDYNPTISDPRIGKIKILRPQEIPGYVSEGYFDLGISGLDWVRESNADIVEVADLPYSKQGAGNVKIVIAVPKDSDIQSARDVKPGSRVASEYPNMTKKFFEDRGVPVDVHFSYGATEAKVPDLMDVVVDLTETGSTLRKNGLKIVDIIMESSSKLIANRKSWEDPVKRKEIEEIRTLLLSVIEARGKVLLDMNVPADKLDIVIEALPSMKRPTVSQLYKSDYYAVETVVNKSEVNLLIPRLKELGAEDILEMDISKIVY, encoded by the coding sequence ATGATAAGCATAGCTCTTCCCAAAGGCAGTTTAGAGGAACAGACCTTCCTTTTGTTCAAGCAGGCGGACCTTGAGATAAAAAAGACTGACAGGGACTACAATCCAACCATCAGCGACCCGAGGATCGGCAAGATAAAGATCCTCCGGCCTCAGGAGATCCCCGGTTATGTATCTGAGGGTTACTTTGACCTGGGCATCTCAGGCCTGGACTGGGTCAGGGAGTCGAATGCCGATATCGTGGAAGTGGCGGACCTGCCCTACAGCAAGCAGGGAGCCGGTAATGTTAAGATCGTCATCGCCGTGCCTAAGGACAGCGACATCCAGAGCGCAAGGGACGTGAAGCCAGGCAGCAGGGTGGCTTCCGAATACCCGAACATGACAAAGAAGTTCTTCGAGGACCGCGGCGTCCCCGTGGATGTGCACTTCTCCTACGGAGCCACCGAGGCCAAGGTCCCTGACCTTATGGACGTCGTGGTGGACCTCACAGAGACCGGTTCCACGCTCAGGAAGAACGGCCTCAAGATCGTGGATATCATCATGGAGTCCTCCTCCAAGCTCATCGCCAACAGGAAGAGCTGGGAAGATCCGGTGAAAAGGAAGGAGATAGAAGAGATCAGGACCCTGCTGCTCTCTGTGATAGAGGCAAGGGGTAAAGTGCTCCTGGACATGAACGTACCCGCAGATAAGCTGGATATTGTTATCGAGGCCCTGCCTTCCATGAAGCGCCCCACAGTGTCCCAGCTCTACAAGTCCGACTACTATGCCGTGGAGACCGTCGTCAACAAGAGCGAGGTCAACCTGCTCATACCCAGACTCAAGGAGCTGGGAGCAGAGGACATCCTTGAGATGGATATCTCAAAGATCGTTTACTGA
- a CDS encoding LysE family transporter yields the protein MVTEMLVLAQAFILGFTIGVSAALVPGPMMLATVSISFRKGWKTGLYVFSGHSIVETAIVLVIIMGAASFVVKDMLSHIAIIGGLAMALFGLIIIRKAKEALTMDINDAAGKLNISGGPVSAGILTSALNPTFLFWWLTAGSAIVMQQYLAGVFAVIAFIIGHWLADLGFLVSVSSTFSRGKEFLSRRTHQKLLYVCGGFLAAIGFFFIISHNNVAAMMSMI from the coding sequence ATGGTTACGGAAATGCTGGTCCTGGCCCAGGCGTTCATTCTGGGATTCACTATAGGTGTATCCGCTGCGCTTGTTCCTGGTCCCATGATGCTTGCAACGGTCAGTATATCCTTCAGGAAGGGATGGAAGACAGGCTTGTATGTCTTCAGCGGCCATTCCATTGTGGAGACCGCTATAGTCCTGGTCATCATCATGGGTGCAGCATCTTTTGTCGTTAAGGATATGCTGTCCCACATCGCCATAATAGGCGGCCTTGCAATGGCCCTTTTCGGGCTGATCATCATCAGGAAAGCAAAAGAGGCGCTGACAATGGACATTAATGATGCGGCCGGTAAGCTCAACATATCCGGCGGTCCTGTTTCGGCAGGCATCCTTACATCAGCCCTGAACCCCACTTTCCTCTTCTGGTGGCTCACAGCGGGCAGCGCCATTGTCATGCAGCAGTATCTTGCAGGCGTGTTCGCGGTAATTGCTTTCATAATCGGCCACTGGCTTGCAGATCTCGGGTTCCTTGTATCCGTATCCTCAACATTCTCCAGAGGTAAGGAATTCCTGTCGCGCCGCACACACCAGAAGCTGCTTTATGTATGCGGTGGCTTCCTGGCAGCGATCGGTTTCTTCTTTATCATCAGCCATAACAACGTTGCTGCAATGATGTCAATGATATAA
- a CDS encoding dicarboxylate/amino acid:cation symporter, with amino-acid sequence MAGKNVASDPVSLIHPRSLKNLSYHLQSLVRGRLWLKILIGMMLGIITGLALGPSAGLVDTQLSYIIGEWLALPGYIFLALLQMIVIPLVFASIIRGIAAGEDMQQLKQVGLRTVAYFIATTVFAILVGLGLALLISPGSYISSEMVQQTLGTGAPAAVNSTAGAQGSAPAGLDVASVPAMITTILPTNPLGALATGQMLQEVSMTIVRWSMLLAPLAVFGLICKFTINLGIDALLGMLVYVGTVLLGLLVLLAAYMLIVFAVSGKGPLGFMSSIRDVLLLAFSTSSSAAVMPLSIKTAEEKVGVRPSISQFVIPLGATINMNGTALYQSVATVFLAQVFGVELGFWALVLLMITVVGASIGTPSTPGVGIVILAMILGSVGVPTAGIALIIGVDRILDMSRTAVNVTGDIVTCVVMDKWVGGKKSARQELAEAEKDERQRRELGEDVIVN; translated from the coding sequence ATGGCAGGTAAAAATGTAGCATCAGACCCTGTTTCCCTTATTCATCCCCGCTCACTGAAGAATCTTAGCTATCACCTGCAGTCCCTTGTCAGGGGCAGGCTGTGGCTGAAGATACTGATAGGGATGATGCTTGGCATTATCACCGGACTGGCACTTGGCCCATCTGCAGGGCTTGTGGATACGCAGCTTTCATACATTATTGGTGAATGGCTGGCACTCCCCGGATACATTTTCCTTGCATTGCTGCAGATGATAGTCATCCCTCTGGTGTTCGCTTCTATTATCCGTGGAATAGCCGCAGGCGAGGATATGCAGCAGTTGAAGCAGGTGGGCCTGCGGACAGTTGCCTATTTCATCGCGACCACTGTGTTCGCCATACTGGTAGGGCTTGGCCTGGCACTGCTCATAAGCCCGGGCAGTTACATAAGCAGTGAGATGGTCCAGCAGACATTGGGCACAGGAGCCCCCGCAGCCGTGAACAGTACAGCGGGCGCACAAGGAAGTGCGCCGGCGGGCTTGGATGTCGCCAGCGTCCCGGCTATGATCACTACTATACTCCCTACAAATCCCCTGGGTGCGCTTGCCACGGGACAGATGCTGCAGGAGGTAAGCATGACCATCGTGCGCTGGAGCATGCTTCTCGCGCCTCTTGCGGTGTTTGGCCTGATATGCAAGTTCACTATCAACCTTGGCATTGATGCCCTGCTGGGCATGCTGGTGTATGTAGGTACGGTGCTGCTGGGGCTTCTTGTACTTCTGGCAGCCTATATGCTGATAGTGTTTGCCGTTTCTGGAAAAGGCCCTCTCGGATTCATGAGTTCCATAAGGGATGTGCTGCTGCTTGCCTTCTCGACTTCCAGCTCTGCTGCAGTGATGCCTCTCTCCATCAAGACCGCCGAGGAAAAAGTGGGTGTGAGACCATCCATTTCCCAGTTCGTCATTCCCCTGGGCGCCACCATCAACATGAACGGCACGGCGCTGTACCAGAGCGTGGCAACGGTCTTCCTGGCCCAGGTCTTCGGGGTCGAGCTTGGCTTCTGGGCATTGGTGCTTCTTATGATAACCGTTGTAGGAGCGTCCATTGGTACTCCATCGACCCCCGGTGTGGGTATCGTCATCCTTGCCATGATCCTTGGCAGCGTAGGCGTGCCAACAGCAGGGATAGCACTTATTATCGGAGTGGACAGGATACTGGATATGAGCCGTACCGCTGTTAATGTCACAGGCGATATAGTCACATGTGTTGTCATGGACAAGTGGGTGGGCGGTAAAAAGTCAGCAAGGCAGGAGCTTGCCGAAGCGGAAAAGGACGAAAGGCAGAGGAGAGAGCTGGGTGAAGATGTGATAGTTAATTAA
- the thrC gene encoding threonine synthase, with the protein MRLYSTNLKAEEVSFETALITGLAPDKGLYMPKQLPMFSKEELTSMKGEPYPEIAFRLLRKILAGEVDEASLRAITYDAYNYEVPLERVDGSTYIMRLDRGPTSSFKDFAARMMARLMQYYLKKENRKLRILTATSGDTGSAVADAFYGLDNIDVIVLFPRTEVSDRQRKQMTTLGKNISALSIEGKFDDCQAMVKQAFADEDLKHMNLSSANSINIGRLVPQSIYYFYAYLKLKNYPEEIVFSIPSGNFGNMMGCVLAKNMGLPVKKIVASVNENDEVPIFLDTGSYSKIEPSKNCLSNAMNVGHPSNLARLISMYGGQMDEKGYIHKAPDMEKLKQDIYSIPVTDVDTKATIKEFYEEHNILIEPHGAVGIKGLMEYRKATKDSTLAVTLETADPAKFPAEVRSVIGVEPEPPQHLKDIESRPEHMEHLSTDYGQFKAYLQKKLG; encoded by the coding sequence ATGAGACTCTACAGCACCAATCTCAAGGCAGAGGAAGTTTCCTTCGAAACCGCCCTGATAACCGGCCTTGCACCTGACAAAGGCCTGTACATGCCAAAGCAGCTTCCCATGTTCTCGAAAGAGGAACTCACGTCCATGAAAGGTGAGCCCTATCCCGAGATCGCATTCAGGCTACTGAGAAAGATACTGGCCGGTGAGGTCGATGAGGCGTCCCTGAGGGCAATCACATACGACGCCTACAACTACGAAGTCCCTCTGGAGAGAGTTGACGGGTCCACGTACATCATGCGCCTTGACCGCGGCCCTACATCCTCTTTCAAGGACTTCGCCGCCCGCATGATGGCAAGACTGATGCAGTACTATCTCAAGAAGGAGAACAGGAAGCTCAGGATACTCACAGCGACCTCGGGAGACACGGGAAGTGCTGTGGCAGACGCTTTTTACGGGCTGGACAATATAGACGTTATCGTACTCTTCCCGCGGACCGAGGTATCCGACCGCCAGCGCAAGCAGATGACAACCCTGGGCAAGAACATAAGTGCCCTCTCGATCGAAGGTAAGTTCGATGACTGCCAGGCAATGGTCAAGCAGGCTTTTGCGGACGAGGACCTGAAGCACATGAATCTGTCCTCGGCAAATTCAATCAACATAGGACGCCTGGTGCCCCAGTCGATCTATTATTTCTATGCATACCTGAAGCTGAAGAATTACCCTGAAGAGATAGTGTTCTCCATACCCTCCGGTAACTTCGGGAACATGATGGGCTGCGTGCTTGCAAAGAACATGGGACTGCCTGTGAAGAAGATCGTGGCCTCGGTCAACGAGAACGATGAAGTGCCGATATTCCTTGATACAGGCAGCTACAGCAAGATCGAGCCTTCCAAGAACTGCCTGTCCAATGCCATGAACGTGGGTCACCCAAGCAATCTGGCAAGGCTGATAAGCATGTACGGCGGGCAGATGGACGAAAAAGGCTACATCCACAAGGCCCCTGATATGGAAAAACTGAAGCAGGACATATATTCGATCCCTGTAACAGATGTGGATACAAAAGCCACTATAAAGGAATTCTATGAGGAGCACAATATCCTGATAGAACCCCATGGTGCCGTAGGCATAAAGGGCCTGATGGAATACAGGAAGGCCACAAAGGACAGCACCCTTGCTGTGACCCTTGAGACCGCAGACCCCGCCAAGTTTCCGGCAGAGGTCAGATCGGTGATAGGTGTCGAACCTGAGCCACCACAGCACCTGAAGGACATAGAGTCCAGGCCGGAGCATATGGAACACCTGAGCACCGACTACGGGCAGTTCAAGGCCTATCTCCAGAAAAAGCTGGGTTAA
- a CDS encoding endonuclease NucS domain-containing protein — MFLLEYRLYITEETDAVSVGSYKALLEGIGEKHGVRYEIIDLAMLEDTEREELAEAIRLVSRRNSIGVVSKGGGALPISRNKKVSKHVILLRLEDGRLKDVYPHEMNKKRMEIASHLNSLLRASELSEAIGQESVSEQDISRMISTFPGMIEPGLKFMDTEIEVSGGRIDAVFTDERGDHLLVEIEIEARDNAIGQVQRFRIPYAQEYDVPADRIRPGIVCARIAESRLNACKGAGIEVYTLALERKA; from the coding sequence ATGTTCTTGCTGGAATACAGACTGTACATTACCGAGGAGACCGATGCGGTCAGTGTTGGCTCATACAAGGCTTTGCTTGAAGGCATCGGGGAAAAGCATGGGGTCCGTTATGAGATCATAGATCTTGCCATGCTTGAAGATACGGAAAGGGAGGAACTTGCCGAAGCCATCAGGCTGGTCAGCCGCAGGAACAGTATCGGGGTTGTGAGCAAGGGAGGCGGGGCTCTTCCCATTTCGCGCAACAAGAAAGTGAGCAAGCACGTCATACTGCTCCGGCTGGAGGACGGGAGGCTGAAGGATGTATATCCGCATGAGATGAACAAGAAAAGGATGGAGATAGCGTCTCACCTGAACAGTCTCCTGAGAGCCAGCGAGCTCAGCGAGGCCATTGGACAGGAGTCCGTCTCCGAGCAGGATATCTCCAGGATGATCTCGACCTTTCCTGGAATGATAGAACCGGGACTGAAATTCATGGATACTGAGATCGAGGTCAGCGGAGGCAGGATAGATGCTGTCTTCACCGATGAACGCGGAGATCACCTGCTTGTGGAAATTGAGATCGAGGCCAGGGACAATGCCATAGGGCAGGTCCAGAGGTTCAGGATACCCTATGCACAGGAATATGACGTTCCTGCAGACCGGATCAGGCCTGGGATCGTGTGTGCAAGGATAGCGGAAAGCAGGCTGAATGCATGCAAGGGAGCCGGTATAGAAGTGTACACGCTTGCCTTGGAGAGAAAGGCCTGA